One Paenisporosarcina sp. FSL H8-0542 genomic region harbors:
- the opp3C gene encoding oligopeptide ABC transporter permease, which translates to MTQNLDKLPAGSFNRITIDSSAAERITKPSLSFWQDAWLRIRKNKAAIVSIVILFLIIIMSFVGPMISPHDAETQTLTHANLPPKVPGFENIGIWDGTGNLAGKEVDLYELKNVDEYYWFGTDGLGRDMFSRVWEGTQISLFIAFIAALIDMVIGVLYGGISAYYGGRVDDIMQRVVEILYGIPNLVVVILMILVMDPGIMAIIIAITITGWIGMSRVVRGQVLKYKNQEFVLASRTLGASNNRIISKHLLPNILGIIIINTMFTIPGAIFFEAFLSFIGLGLQPPAASLGTLINDGYKLIKFQPHILMFPSIVLSLLMVAFNLLGDGLRDALDPKMKD; encoded by the coding sequence ATGACACAAAATCTAGATAAATTACCTGCTGGTTCTTTTAACCGTATTACAATAGATAGCAGTGCAGCAGAACGTATTACTAAACCAAGTTTAAGCTTCTGGCAAGATGCATGGTTACGCATTCGTAAAAACAAAGCGGCCATCGTTAGTATTGTCATTTTGTTTTTGATTATAATCATGTCATTTGTAGGGCCAATGATAAGTCCGCATGATGCAGAGACACAAACTCTTACTCATGCAAACTTACCACCGAAAGTTCCAGGTTTTGAAAACATCGGTATTTGGGATGGAACAGGGAATTTGGCAGGTAAAGAAGTAGATTTGTATGAACTGAAAAATGTAGACGAATACTACTGGTTCGGTACTGATGGATTAGGACGTGATATGTTCTCACGTGTATGGGAAGGTACTCAAATCTCATTATTCATTGCATTCATTGCAGCTTTAATAGATATGGTCATCGGCGTTCTTTATGGAGGTATTTCTGCATATTATGGTGGACGAGTAGATGATATCATGCAACGTGTCGTTGAAATCTTATACGGAATTCCAAACCTTGTCGTGGTTATCTTAATGATTCTCGTCATGGATCCAGGTATCATGGCCATTATTATCGCCATTACAATTACTGGATGGATCGGGATGTCACGTGTTGTACGTGGACAAGTTCTTAAATATAAAAACCAGGAATTCGTATTGGCTTCACGTACTTTAGGAGCAAGCAACAACCGCATCATTTCTAAACACTTACTTCCTAACATTCTAGGAATTATTATTATCAACACAATGTTCACAATTCCAGGTGCAATCTTCTTCGAGGCTTTCTTGAGCTTTATCGGTCTTGGGTTACAACCACCAGCTGCATCACTTGGAACATTGATTAACGATGGCTATAAACTAATCAAATTCCAACCGCATATTTTGATGTTCCCGTCAATTGTCTTGAGTTTATTGATGGTGGCATTTAACTTACTCGGAGATGGATTACGTGATGCACTTGATCCGAAAATGAAAGATTAA
- a CDS encoding ABC transporter ATP-binding protein: protein MEKILEVKDLQLSFHTFAGEVKAIRGVNFDLQKGETLAIVGESGSGKSVTTKAIMRLLPESSSEFKSGQILFNGKDLTKLSDKEMQKIRGKDISMIFQDPMTSLNPTMTIGRQITEPLLKHQKVGKTEAKKIAIDLLRMVGMPKPELRIKQYPHQFSGGQRQRIVIAIALACNPQILIADEPTTALDVTIQAQILELMKDLQKKIDTSIIFITHDLGVVANVADRVAVMYGGRIVEMGTVDEIFYNPQHPYTWGLLSSMPSLDTADEKLYAIPGTPPDLLDPPKGDAFALRSDYALAIDLEQAPPVFQVSDTHYAATWLLHPEAPQVEPPAAIVERMKKFPGSRYYEGVAR, encoded by the coding sequence ATGGAAAAAATCTTAGAAGTAAAAGACCTTCAGCTTTCCTTCCACACTTTTGCAGGGGAAGTAAAAGCCATTCGTGGTGTAAACTTCGATTTGCAAAAAGGGGAAACGCTAGCGATTGTTGGTGAATCGGGTTCAGGGAAATCAGTAACAACAAAAGCGATTATGCGCCTTTTACCAGAATCTAGTTCAGAATTCAAAAGCGGACAAATTTTGTTCAATGGCAAAGATCTAACAAAGCTCTCAGATAAAGAAATGCAAAAAATTCGTGGTAAAGATATCTCAATGATTTTCCAAGATCCGATGACTTCACTTAACCCTACAATGACAATCGGTCGTCAAATTACTGAACCATTGTTAAAGCACCAGAAAGTAGGGAAAACAGAAGCGAAAAAAATTGCGATTGATTTATTGCGTATGGTAGGGATGCCTAAACCTGAATTACGTATTAAGCAATATCCACACCAATTCTCTGGTGGTCAACGACAACGTATCGTTATCGCGATTGCTCTTGCTTGTAATCCTCAGATTCTGATTGCGGATGAACCAACAACAGCATTGGACGTTACGATTCAAGCTCAAATTCTTGAATTAATGAAAGATTTACAGAAGAAAATTGATACATCTATCATTTTCATTACGCATGACTTGGGTGTTGTAGCAAACGTTGCAGACCGAGTTGCGGTTATGTATGGTGGACGTATTGTCGAAATGGGTACAGTGGATGAGATTTTCTATAACCCCCAACATCCGTATACATGGGGATTATTAAGCTCAATGCCTTCTCTGGATACAGCAGATGAAAAATTATATGCAATTCCAGGGACACCTCCTGATTTATTGGATCCACCAAAAGGAGATGCATTTGCACTTCGTAGTGACTATGCACTTGCAATCGATTTGGAACAGGCTCCGCCAGTATTCCAAGTGAGCGATACACATTATGCTGCGACTTGGTTACTACATCCGGAGGCACCTCAAGTCGAGCCGCCAGCTGCCATTGTGGAACGTATGAAGAAATTCCCGGGAAGTCGATACTATGAAGGAGTTGCGCGCTGA
- a CDS encoding DUF3899 domain-containing protein: MKKLINWFIASQLLIIALMLLIIKEVTLTSYINMSFFVGGTITFIGLLVYVVSNGFFDIFTMSFRKVFSSKRSLVDTESMRAPSELLDFQTKPFFQLGGSILLAMLIALMIYYLA, from the coding sequence ATGAAAAAGTTGATTAATTGGTTTATTGCTTCTCAGTTACTTATCATTGCATTGATGTTACTCATTATTAAAGAAGTGACACTTACCTCTTATATAAACATGTCGTTTTTTGTCGGAGGAACGATCACTTTTATTGGGTTATTGGTCTATGTTGTGTCAAATGGATTTTTCGATATTTTTACTATGAGCTTCAGAAAAGTTTTCTCATCGAAAAGAAGTTTAGTGGATACGGAGTCAATGCGTGCCCCTTCGGAGTTGCTGGATTTCCAGACAAAACCTTTTTTCCAGTTAGGTGGGTCCATTTTACTCGCAATGTTGATTGCACTGATGATTTATTATTTAGCATAA
- a CDS encoding YczI family protein, protein MILRILFSIITLALAGYGLITRNFEFQAYLILFLGLSMLVTGIQEFQQNKKLTGWLLIVVFAFSLFVSIQSFILH, encoded by the coding sequence ATGATTTTACGGATTCTATTTTCAATTATTACATTAGCATTAGCTGGTTATGGATTAATTACAAGAAATTTTGAATTTCAAGCATATTTGATTTTATTTTTAGGTTTATCAATGTTGGTGACGGGAATACAAGAATTCCAACAAAATAAAAAGCTGACAGGTTGGTTATTGATAGTCGTATTTGCATTTTCGCTATTCGTATCTATCCAAAGTTTTATATTGCATTAG
- a CDS encoding competence protein CoiA family protein: MLCILTAQINNEKNFTLERHMTKSQLELIRSTSQFTCPQCGNPLRLKIGKVVTPHFAHIVLSDCFTSFSERESPTHLIGKQQLAEFFTRVGFQVEVEAFIPKISQRPDLLVQKGRNLFAVEFQCSVIPIDDVYKRNLGYSQVKIPSVWLLRTPANINVKATGVTFIKLSKFEQSFITIDSSSKPTLITYDPTSTQFVYISHLLHISGSSFIAKICTLPNMLQTFPFAHIKPLTQTEANQYWNIYQHKRSKFLTNRIYSSKFGTRDKFLNNCYVERILPKDLPLYIGFPLLGSQVFQNHSTEWQLALVCALSQKQVDFDNISEVWIEAFLAEYCRVIDFKIAKDVVMQYCQLLQEINFDLSKLVSQQIMQETFLKQLFHRLIVAKR; the protein is encoded by the coding sequence GTGTTGTGTATTCTAACGGCACAAATAAATAACGAGAAAAATTTCACACTGGAAAGACACATGACAAAAAGTCAGTTGGAACTAATACGAAGTACAAGCCAATTTACATGCCCCCAATGCGGAAACCCCCTTCGCTTAAAAATTGGCAAAGTCGTCACTCCCCATTTCGCCCATATCGTGCTAAGCGATTGTTTTACTTCATTTTCAGAAAGAGAATCCCCAACACATTTAATTGGAAAACAGCAGCTTGCTGAATTCTTTACACGAGTAGGTTTTCAAGTAGAGGTCGAAGCATTCATTCCGAAAATTTCACAACGACCTGATTTATTAGTGCAAAAAGGAAGAAATTTATTTGCTGTAGAATTTCAGTGCAGTGTAATACCCATAGACGATGTCTATAAAAGAAATCTTGGATATAGTCAAGTGAAAATTCCATCCGTTTGGTTACTTCGCACCCCTGCTAATATTAATGTCAAGGCAACTGGCGTAACTTTCATCAAATTATCCAAGTTTGAGCAGTCGTTTATCACAATAGATTCTTCATCCAAGCCCACGTTAATCACCTATGATCCGACCAGTACTCAATTTGTTTATATTAGTCATCTATTACATATTAGCGGGTCATCATTTATTGCCAAGATTTGTACTTTGCCGAATATGTTGCAAACTTTTCCTTTTGCACACATAAAACCACTTACTCAGACCGAAGCAAATCAGTATTGGAATATTTACCAGCATAAACGCTCAAAGTTTTTAACCAATCGAATTTATTCCAGTAAATTTGGTACCAGAGATAAGTTTTTAAACAATTGTTATGTTGAACGCATTCTACCAAAAGATTTACCGTTATATATAGGCTTTCCACTACTTGGATCACAAGTCTTCCAAAACCATTCTACAGAATGGCAGTTAGCGCTAGTATGCGCGCTATCCCAAAAGCAAGTAGATTTCGATAATATCAGCGAAGTGTGGATCGAAGCATTTCTTGCCGAATACTGTAGAGTAATAGACTTTAAAATAGCGAAAGATGTAGTCATGCAATATTGCCAATTGCTTCAAGAAATAAATTTCGATTTATCTAAATTAGTATCACAACAAATCATGCAAGAAACATTTTTAAAACAACTTTTTCATAGGTTAATAGTTGCAAAACGTTAG
- a CDS encoding putative glycoside hydrolase, giving the protein MTVRKYIGTSALVAALLMPTSGYAAKEVIFKDFTERTYGFTTVEEEMITASALFRFDSGMNFTYPDAIRGVYVTGHSAGGARFKELLKLMDSTELNAMVIDIKDDFGDLTYVPADDSPLKPLNIGNPYIKDPKAMLKVLEEKQVYPIARVVVFKDSNLANAKPELSFVEGSTVWKNGRGESFVNPFMKEVWDHNVAIAIEAAKMGFQEVQFDYVRFPEGFETRSDSLKYGKGDYATSKDDDVQLRVHAVTDFVAYAREKLKPYDVKVSVDIFGYAATLPEAPGIGQNFGKISENVDVISSMIYPSHWTSYFGIAKPDLEPYRLVQEYAKAENATLGKLESPPISRPWLQDFTASYLGAGNYKKYGAAEVEAQIRALSEAGIKEYLLWNAGNRYSPGVDYTP; this is encoded by the coding sequence ATGACAGTAAGAAAATACATAGGAACAAGTGCTTTAGTTGCAGCATTATTAATGCCTACTTCAGGCTATGCAGCGAAAGAAGTAATCTTCAAGGACTTTACTGAACGTACATATGGCTTTACTACGGTTGAAGAAGAAATGATTACTGCTTCCGCATTGTTTCGATTTGATTCGGGTATGAATTTCACTTATCCTGATGCCATCCGTGGTGTCTATGTAACTGGTCATTCAGCAGGAGGAGCACGCTTTAAAGAGTTGTTGAAGTTAATGGATTCCACTGAATTAAATGCCATGGTTATTGATATTAAAGATGATTTTGGCGATTTAACATATGTTCCAGCCGACGACTCACCATTAAAACCTTTAAATATCGGAAACCCATATATTAAAGATCCAAAAGCGATGTTAAAAGTTTTAGAGGAAAAACAAGTATACCCAATCGCACGTGTAGTGGTTTTCAAAGATTCCAACCTTGCTAATGCCAAACCAGAGCTTTCCTTTGTGGAAGGTTCAACAGTCTGGAAAAACGGTCGCGGAGAATCATTTGTAAACCCTTTCATGAAAGAAGTTTGGGATCATAACGTTGCCATTGCAATAGAAGCTGCAAAAATGGGCTTCCAGGAAGTCCAATTTGATTATGTACGTTTCCCTGAAGGATTTGAAACGCGTTCTGATTCACTTAAATATGGAAAAGGTGACTATGCAACTTCTAAAGATGACGATGTACAACTACGTGTTCATGCAGTGACCGATTTTGTAGCGTATGCACGTGAGAAATTAAAACCTTATGATGTAAAAGTATCTGTGGATATCTTCGGGTATGCCGCAACCTTACCTGAAGCACCAGGAATCGGACAAAATTTCGGAAAAATTTCCGAAAACGTTGATGTGATTTCGTCAATGATCTACCCAAGTCACTGGACGTCTTATTTTGGCATCGCTAAGCCAGATTTAGAACCGTATCGACTTGTCCAAGAATATGCAAAAGCTGAAAATGCCACACTGGGCAAACTTGAAAGTCCGCCAATTTCACGTCCATGGTTACAGGATTTCACAGCTTCCTACTTAGGAGCAGGGAATTACAAGAAATACGGTGCTGCAGAAGTGGAAGCGCAAATACGTGCGTTAAGTGAAGCTGGTATAAAAGAATACTTATTATGGAATGCGGGCAATCGTTATTCGCCAGGTGTGGATTACACACCATAA
- a CDS encoding ATP-binding cassette domain-containing protein has translation MAEKLLEIRNLKQYFNEGKANEVRAVDDISFDIYKGETLGLVGESGCGKSTTGRSIIRLYNATDGEVIFDGINVHGKKSKSDLKIFNRKMQMIFQDPYASLNPRMKVLDIIAEGLDIHGLTKNSKERKDRVHELLETVGLNKEHANRYPHEFSGGQRQRLGIARALAVDPEFIIADEPISALDVSIQAQVVNLLKELQEEKGLTYLFIAHDLSMVKYISDRIGVMYFGKLVELAPAEELYNNPLHPYTQSLLSAIPLPDPNYERTRVRKSYDPTSHNYQDGEEIAMREVTPGHFVFCSEREFESLKLTSAARV, from the coding sequence ATGGCTGAAAAATTGCTAGAAATTAGAAACTTAAAACAATATTTCAATGAAGGCAAAGCTAATGAAGTGCGTGCAGTAGATGACATTAGCTTCGATATTTACAAAGGTGAAACACTTGGATTAGTTGGAGAGTCTGGTTGTGGGAAATCAACAACTGGCCGTTCAATTATCCGCTTATATAATGCAACAGACGGCGAAGTGATTTTCGATGGAATTAATGTTCATGGGAAAAAATCAAAGTCGGATTTAAAAATATTTAACCGTAAAATGCAAATGATTTTCCAAGATCCGTATGCGTCGCTCAATCCACGTATGAAAGTATTGGATATTATTGCAGAAGGTTTAGATATTCATGGCTTAACAAAAAATTCAAAAGAGCGTAAAGATCGTGTCCATGAACTTTTAGAGACTGTTGGTCTTAATAAAGAACATGCAAACCGCTATCCACATGAATTCTCGGGTGGACAACGCCAACGTCTTGGTATCGCTCGCGCTCTTGCAGTAGATCCTGAATTCATCATCGCTGATGAGCCAATTTCTGCGCTGGACGTATCGATTCAAGCACAAGTAGTTAACTTATTAAAAGAACTACAAGAAGAAAAAGGATTGACTTATTTATTTATCGCACATGACTTGTCGATGGTAAAATACATTTCCGATCGTATCGGTGTGATGTATTTCGGGAAATTGGTTGAACTGGCTCCTGCCGAAGAGTTGTACAATAACCCATTACATCCTTATACACAATCTTTGTTATCTGCAATTCCACTTCCAGATCCTAACTATGAGCGTACACGCGTACGTAAATCGTATGATCCTACATCTCATAATTATCAAGATGGGGAAGAAATTGCGATGCGTGAAGTAACACCTGGACATTTTGTATTCTGTTCAGAACGTGAATTTGAATCATTAAAGTTAACTTCTGCAGCTCGTGTATAA
- the opp3b gene encoding oligopeptide ABC transporter permease: MAKYIARRVFYMFITLFLIATATFFLMKTLPGSPIASASKLTPDQLAVVEAKYGLNEPLPVQYGKYMLNLAQGDLGNSFQFKGASVTDLILNRLGPSFLLGAQGMILGVFIGIILGMIAALRQNTIWDYGSTLIAIIGISIPSFVFATTLQYWFGVQLGWFPVALWKDGWMSSVMPSIALAMGPLAIASRFIRTEMIEVLSSDYITLARSKGASGFEVAFKHAFRNALIPLVTVLGPVAAGLLTGSLVIEQIFAIPGIGEQFVKAIMINDYSIIMGTTLFFSVFLIFIILVVDVLYGVIDPRIRLSGGNN; encoded by the coding sequence ATGGCTAAGTATATCGCAAGACGTGTTTTTTATATGTTCATTACTCTTTTCCTGATTGCGACAGCAACATTTTTCTTAATGAAAACGCTACCAGGTTCCCCTATTGCATCCGCTTCGAAACTTACCCCTGACCAGCTAGCGGTAGTAGAGGCGAAATATGGTTTAAATGAACCACTACCAGTTCAGTATGGTAAATACATGCTAAATTTAGCACAAGGTGACTTAGGTAACTCATTCCAGTTTAAAGGTGCGAGCGTAACAGATTTAATTCTCAATCGCTTAGGACCATCTTTCTTACTAGGTGCACAAGGTATGATTTTAGGAGTTTTCATCGGTATTATCCTTGGGATGATTGCCGCATTACGACAAAATACGATTTGGGATTACGGTAGTACATTAATTGCTATTATCGGTATTTCTATCCCATCATTCGTTTTTGCAACAACTCTTCAATATTGGTTCGGCGTACAATTAGGCTGGTTCCCAGTAGCTCTTTGGAAAGACGGCTGGATGTCCAGTGTTATGCCTTCCATTGCATTAGCAATGGGACCACTTGCAATTGCTTCACGTTTCATCCGTACAGAAATGATCGAAGTCTTAAGCTCAGATTATATTACTCTAGCACGCTCTAAAGGTGCCAGTGGATTTGAAGTAGCATTTAAGCATGCTTTCCGTAATGCTTTGATTCCTTTGGTAACGGTTTTAGGACCAGTTGCTGCTGGATTACTTACAGGTTCACTTGTTATCGAGCAAATATTTGCGATTCCAGGTATCGGTGAGCAATTTGTAAAAGCGATTATGATCAATGACTATTCAATTATTATGGGAACAACGTTGTTCTTCTCTGTATTCTTGATTTTCATTATCTTAGTTGTCGATGTTCTTTATGGAGTAATCGACCCACGTATCCGTTTATCAGGAGGTAATAATTAA
- a CDS encoding peptide ABC transporter substrate-binding protein: MKKSKLVWLLSLMLVLSMFLAACGKDEEKPSTEPATEGDGDTGTEEPAEGALDAEQILNLNHVAEIPSLDSSIVEDQVGFDMLGNVNEGLMRLDQENVPVPAMAAEEPTISEDGLTYTFKLRDAKWSDGSAVTANDFEYAWKRAIDPATGSPYGPYMMAGVIKNATAIGEKKAEVADLGVKALDEKTLEVTLERPVPYFISLMSFGTFFPLKEEFVKAQGDKYATNSETILYNGPFTMTDWDGTGLTWKLKKNEQYWDAETVKLTQINFDVVKEVATAVNLYTTGEKDRTGLSGEYAMQYANDENLLKELEPTVFYFKYNQERNGKKTPLANVNIREALAKAFNKEDLANVVLANGSLPANYLVPQEFTFTAEGADFREVNGDMATYNVEEAKAAWEKGLSELGVTELSLEILGGDSDLSKKMDEYFKSQLETNLEGLKITLKEVPFNVRLELDEKQDYDIQVSGWGPDYQDPMTFVDLFVTGSSHNLMSYSNPEFDKLIESAKGELALDAEGRWEAMAQAEKMLVQEDYAIGPIYQRGTMALVQPYVKGIVSHPFGGDYSYKWAYISGKE, from the coding sequence GTGAAGAAAAGTAAATTAGTTTGGCTATTAAGTCTTATGCTAGTACTTAGTATGTTCTTAGCTGCTTGTGGTAAAGATGAAGAAAAACCTTCAACTGAACCAGCAACTGAAGGAGACGGCGATACAGGTACAGAAGAACCAGCTGAAGGTGCTTTAGATGCGGAGCAAATCCTTAATCTAAACCACGTCGCTGAGATTCCATCATTGGATTCTTCAATCGTTGAAGACCAAGTTGGTTTCGATATGTTAGGTAACGTAAACGAAGGTCTTATGCGTTTGGATCAAGAAAATGTTCCTGTTCCAGCTATGGCTGCTGAGGAACCAACAATTTCTGAAGATGGTTTAACATACACGTTCAAGTTACGTGATGCTAAATGGTCTGACGGTTCTGCTGTTACTGCTAACGACTTCGAGTATGCATGGAAACGTGCAATTGACCCAGCAACTGGTTCACCATACGGTCCTTACATGATGGCTGGCGTTATCAAAAACGCAACTGCTATCGGTGAGAAAAAAGCTGAAGTTGCTGACCTTGGAGTTAAAGCTCTAGATGAGAAAACTCTTGAAGTTACTCTTGAGCGTCCAGTTCCTTACTTTATCTCATTGATGTCATTCGGAACATTCTTCCCGCTGAAAGAAGAATTCGTTAAGGCACAAGGCGATAAATATGCAACAAATTCTGAAACAATTCTTTACAACGGTCCATTCACTATGACTGATTGGGATGGCACTGGTTTAACTTGGAAACTTAAGAAAAACGAACAATATTGGGATGCAGAAACTGTAAAACTTACTCAAATCAACTTCGACGTTGTTAAAGAAGTAGCTACTGCAGTTAACCTTTACACAACTGGCGAAAAAGATCGTACTGGTCTTTCTGGTGAGTATGCTATGCAATATGCTAACGATGAAAATCTATTAAAAGAATTAGAGCCAACTGTGTTCTACTTCAAATATAACCAAGAACGTAACGGTAAGAAAACACCACTTGCTAACGTAAACATTCGTGAAGCACTTGCTAAAGCATTCAACAAAGAAGATTTAGCAAATGTAGTATTAGCTAACGGATCTCTTCCAGCTAACTACTTAGTACCACAAGAATTCACTTTCACTGCTGAAGGTGCTGACTTCCGCGAAGTAAATGGCGACATGGCTACTTACAATGTTGAAGAAGCTAAAGCCGCATGGGAAAAAGGTTTATCTGAGCTAGGTGTTACTGAATTATCTCTTGAAATTCTAGGTGGAGACTCTGACCTTTCTAAGAAAATGGATGAGTACTTCAAATCTCAATTAGAGACTAACCTTGAAGGTTTAAAAATCACACTTAAAGAAGTACCATTCAACGTTCGTTTAGAACTTGATGAAAAACAAGATTATGATATCCAAGTTTCTGGTTGGGGCCCTGACTATCAAGATCCTATGACTTTCGTAGACTTGTTCGTAACAGGTTCTTCTCATAACTTAATGTCTTACTCTAACCCTGAGTTTGACAAGTTGATTGAATCAGCTAAAGGTGAACTTGCACTTGATGCAGAAGGTCGTTGGGAAGCAATGGCTCAAGCTGAGAAAATGTTAGTTCAAGAAGATTATGCAATTGGACCGATCTACCAACGCGGAACAATGGCATTAGTACAACCTTATGTTAAAGGTATTGTTTCTCACCCATTCGGTGGAGACTACTCATACAAATGGGCGTACATCTCAGGTAAAGAGTAA
- the mecA gene encoding adaptor protein MecA, whose protein sequence is MDIERINENTVKFYISYIDIEKRGFSRDEIWFNRDKSEELFWEMMDEINDESDFEVEGPLWIQVHAMDKGLEVTVTRAQINRDGKKVDSPFEMDEKGQYFSNMSESSSDEQSYDEYGGLFTDSDEPQSEFTFFVNDFEDLIPLAKRIDLPTYVSTSLFAYKDRYYLYVKADAELMNDEEIENMVSILSEYTSGSTVTVHRMKEYGKEIMADEVFEQINKYFS, encoded by the coding sequence ATGGATATCGAACGCATTAATGAAAACACAGTCAAATTCTACATTTCATACATCGACATTGAAAAAAGAGGCTTCAGCCGAGACGAAATTTGGTTTAATCGAGATAAAAGCGAAGAACTCTTTTGGGAAATGATGGATGAAATTAATGATGAATCAGACTTTGAAGTCGAAGGTCCATTGTGGATTCAAGTTCATGCAATGGATAAAGGACTTGAAGTAACAGTAACTCGGGCACAAATTAATCGTGATGGGAAGAAAGTAGACTCTCCATTTGAAATGGATGAAAAGGGTCAATACTTTTCTAATATGTCTGAAAGTTCATCAGACGAACAATCTTATGATGAATATGGTGGACTTTTTACTGATTCAGATGAACCTCAAAGTGAATTCACATTTTTTGTGAATGACTTTGAAGATTTGATTCCATTAGCTAAGCGCATTGATTTGCCTACGTATGTATCAACGTCTTTATTCGCTTATAAAGATCGTTACTACTTATACGTTAAAGCAGATGCTGAGTTAATGAATGACGAAGAAATTGAAAATATGGTCAGCATACTTTCTGAATATACGTCCGGTTCAACTGTGACGGTTCATCGTATGAAAGAGTATGGCAAAGAAATAATGGCCGATGAGGTTTTTGAGCAAATCAATAAATATTTCAGTTAA
- the spxA gene encoding transcriptional regulator SpxA gives MVTLFTSPSCTSCRKAKAWLEEHDIPYTERNIFSEPLSISEIKEILRMTEDGTDEIISTRSKIFQKLNVDVESLPLQRLYELIQEHPGLLRRPIILDEKRLQVGYNEDEIRRFLPRKVRAYQLLEAQRMVN, from the coding sequence ATGGTTACATTGTTTACTTCTCCTAGCTGTACATCATGTCGAAAAGCGAAAGCATGGTTAGAAGAGCATGACATTCCATATACTGAGCGTAACATCTTTTCGGAACCGCTAAGTATTAGCGAAATTAAAGAAATTCTTCGAATGACGGAAGATGGTACTGATGAGATCATTTCCACTCGTTCTAAAATATTCCAAAAATTAAATGTTGATGTTGAAAGCTTACCACTTCAACGTTTGTACGAATTAATTCAAGAACATCCTGGACTGTTACGTCGTCCAATTATTCTAGATGAAAAGCGTCTACAAGTAGGTTATAACGAAGATGAAATTCGTCGTTTTTTACCTCGTAAAGTTCGGGCTTATCAATTGCTTGAAGCACAACGCATGGTTAACTAA